In Candidatus Neomarinimicrobiota bacterium, a single genomic region encodes these proteins:
- a CDS encoding anti-sigma factor antagonist (This anti-anti-sigma factor, or anti-sigma factor antagonist, belongs to a family that includes characterized members SpoIIAA, RsbV, RsfA, and RsfB.), whose protein sequence is MKFETEFKNDTLIVRVQNTTFDIRGVKAFKRDIFMAIAESDFKNIIINMENVRMVDSTGLGGLLFAKRQATIKGGECFLVKPQAKIASLIKISKLDDVFTIVDDEETALKK, encoded by the coding sequence ATGAAATTTGAGACAGAATTTAAAAATGATACTCTCATCGTGAGAGTCCAGAATACAACCTTTGATATCCGTGGAGTAAAGGCCTTTAAGCGTGACATTTTTATGGCCATTGCAGAATCGGACTTCAAAAATATCATTATCAACATGGAAAATGTCAGAATGGTTGACAGTACCGGTCTGGGTGGATTGCTATTTGCGAAACGCCAGGCAACAATTAAAGGCGGTGAATGCTTTCTGGTTAAACCGCAGGCAAAAATTGCCTCTCTCATCAAAATATCCAAGCTGGATGATGTGTTCACTATTGTTGATGACGAAGAGACCGCACTAAAAAAATAG